One part of the Natrinema caseinilyticum genome encodes these proteins:
- a CDS encoding BrxA family protein, giving the protein MTLISDGGDAPISSLSGQLSPDEVNMDLTMCGLLVDRAEELVQLYADKGNWNDVKEIWFDERLSNRSTRGSSQKIYRVLTSRFKNAPTALPNPSVLPQVFDQCDTSRDKAQILYLYLVSDDSLVRYVVHEYSARVARGEPNPLDFSNETLSTILGNLTYSDGSSFDYAESTTERWCEGIRSVMREIGVLEGQQAVEGDSPSVGTIPLLVALDYSFEIGDEDWITAPRGLLYLFQPEQRWEELFDRAATTTAWEYLELHGDLDLRPSEETYSWVQDRGDS; this is encoded by the coding sequence ATGACCCTCATATCCGATGGAGGTGACGCTCCTATCTCATCTTTGTCTGGACAACTTTCGCCAGATGAAGTCAACATGGATCTCACGATGTGCGGTCTCCTCGTCGATCGGGCTGAGGAATTGGTTCAGCTCTACGCAGATAAGGGGAACTGGAACGATGTGAAGGAAATCTGGTTCGACGAGCGCCTCTCGAATCGGAGCACACGGGGGAGTTCTCAGAAAATCTACCGGGTGCTGACATCGCGGTTCAAAAACGCACCAACGGCCCTCCCGAATCCGAGCGTTCTCCCCCAAGTGTTTGACCAGTGTGATACATCTAGAGACAAGGCACAGATCCTCTACCTGTATCTTGTTTCTGATGATAGCTTGGTTCGGTACGTCGTCCACGAATACAGTGCCCGTGTAGCTCGAGGCGAGCCGAACCCACTGGACTTCTCGAACGAGACTCTCTCAACGATCCTCGGCAACCTCACCTATTCCGATGGTAGCAGCTTCGATTACGCAGAATCGACGACGGAACGTTGGTGCGAAGGGATCAGATCCGTAATGCGTGAAATCGGTGTTCTCGAGGGACAACAAGCAGTAGAAGGGGATTCTCCGTCAGTAGGAACTATACCACTTCTAGTTGCGTTGGACTATTCGTTCGAGATCGGCGATGAAGATTGGATTACAGCCCCTCGAGGATTGCTATACCTCTTCCAACCGGAGCAGCGCTGGGAAGAACTGTTCGACCGTGCTGCCACCACCACCGCTTGGGAATATCTCGAACTTCACGGTGACCTCGACCTACGCCCCAGTGAAGAAACATATTCGTGGGTACAGGATAGAGGTGACAGTTGA
- a CDS encoding PD-(D/E)XK nuclease family protein, which produces MDSTLLTGPKHSLLEEQAFQKANTVAGDSLGSILYITRNDARRGHIEDSWADTHRPLRLRAETLDAVVRDWYEALDGPIARLSGQVNRRLTEFALDHATKSEGSILAGEPASAALADAFSSRFSLFDDAGVATAEELATEFAGSDLDERIATATVDAYRSYGELHRDHVDEWTATRGEIFQTVATADTNIAALSPELDTVILSGYHEFRPVERAVIERIVDAFDTIAILPLHQHGDGGVDSVTVDGLEFYEELGFERNVVEPQQGTAVDVATVTNAMYRHDPGDVPTPETLRWRELPTPEREVRFVARELRAELADGRDPDDLAVVIPGTEAYAGYVDDVFETYGIPHVTTAASQLDRTFAGSVVHDLLRLAEQEPHAEDLTSLLANPLVDFLSRAQVDAITAAARRRDTVALDPLLDDIDDDARRHIEDLISSLGTLRTGDLETALDIFRRVLADDFELESAVENYAGGTTQATEQQAYAVVDEVLSSFESMQAVSSDLSPLALLTRAFDGVPIRVPQGAASGHVEVLGMLDARMRSFENVYVVGLTTEHFPVSPERPAFFDEMTDAHPRFDTGDERLRGRYLFATLLANVDEVTLTTPASGDDESAVVRSPVLDELQRVTGIEPVEGLDERVGSREDLQRRLAAHSRRRVAVDHAGEQGDLTPEQTKRTDRGLSCAENRSDPDLTSHDGLLDADTVDAVYPPSEREPYSASRIERYVECGFKFYAENVLDIEDPDDVEVTPTPLETGSYVHDVLERFYVELAAESSEELDVSAYERDELEDRLLDIALDELADADFEYEGLFYERWLTELFAGLGDAETNPYAGSSRPHEAPEKGLLATFIEEELMRGGDTRPRWFEAPFGDGLPDSDTGPFEVEHPDGSTVSIRGYIDRVDEAGTDEQPELALYDYKTGRAPYMTKTTGGTKFQLPIYLLAAEAVLSEDDLDDAALSATYYQVRPPNDVKVPRGVESKFDSQAELRRFLDEVVPEWLGQIDDAIANGRFHTTLLSSRGANCSYCDYRRACDVRHHRKRERVDHARGDESAYVPLRVQDDADLEAVMSDD; this is translated from the coding sequence ATGGATTCCACGCTTCTCACAGGGCCCAAACATTCACTTCTGGAAGAGCAGGCGTTCCAGAAAGCCAACACCGTTGCTGGTGATTCGCTCGGTAGTATTCTCTACATCACGCGAAACGACGCTCGAAGAGGTCACATCGAAGATTCATGGGCAGACACACACCGTCCGCTTCGCCTCCGAGCCGAGACGCTTGACGCAGTCGTCCGTGACTGGTACGAAGCTCTCGACGGTCCAATCGCGAGACTCTCCGGGCAGGTGAACCGTCGTCTCACGGAATTCGCACTCGATCACGCGACAAAGAGTGAGGGGAGCATTCTCGCAGGTGAACCAGCGTCTGCGGCACTTGCGGACGCGTTCAGTAGTCGCTTCTCGCTGTTCGATGACGCTGGCGTCGCGACAGCTGAGGAACTTGCCACCGAATTCGCGGGGTCAGACCTCGACGAACGAATCGCGACGGCGACTGTCGATGCCTATCGATCCTATGGAGAGCTTCACCGCGACCACGTCGACGAATGGACCGCCACACGGGGTGAGATCTTCCAGACCGTTGCGACTGCCGACACTAATATCGCAGCCCTCTCGCCAGAACTCGACACCGTCATACTCTCCGGCTATCACGAGTTCCGACCCGTCGAACGGGCTGTGATCGAGCGGATCGTCGATGCGTTCGATACGATTGCGATTCTCCCGCTCCACCAGCACGGCGACGGGGGCGTCGACAGTGTCACCGTCGATGGACTGGAGTTTTACGAGGAGTTGGGATTCGAGCGGAACGTGGTTGAGCCACAGCAGGGTACTGCTGTCGACGTCGCCACAGTCACGAATGCGATGTATCGCCACGACCCCGGAGACGTACCGACGCCAGAGACACTCAGGTGGCGGGAGTTACCGACGCCGGAACGCGAGGTTCGATTCGTCGCTCGCGAGCTCCGAGCGGAACTCGCTGATGGTCGCGATCCGGACGACCTCGCGGTCGTAATTCCAGGGACCGAGGCGTATGCGGGGTACGTCGACGATGTCTTCGAGACCTATGGCATTCCCCACGTGACGACCGCTGCCTCCCAACTGGATCGGACCTTTGCAGGGAGCGTCGTCCACGATCTGCTTCGTCTTGCCGAGCAGGAACCACACGCTGAGGATTTGACATCGCTGCTGGCGAATCCACTCGTCGACTTCCTCTCCCGAGCGCAAGTTGACGCTATCACGGCAGCTGCTCGACGCCGCGACACTGTCGCGCTCGATCCGTTGCTCGACGACATCGACGACGACGCGAGGAGACATATTGAAGACCTCATCTCGTCGCTCGGCACGCTCCGTACTGGTGACCTCGAAACAGCGCTCGACATTTTCCGTCGAGTGCTGGCTGACGACTTCGAGCTCGAATCTGCAGTCGAGAACTATGCCGGCGGGACGACACAGGCGACGGAGCAGCAAGCGTACGCCGTCGTCGACGAGGTTCTCAGTTCATTTGAATCGATGCAAGCTGTTTCCAGTGATCTCTCGCCACTGGCGTTGCTCACTCGAGCGTTCGATGGCGTTCCGATTCGTGTTCCTCAGGGTGCTGCCAGCGGTCACGTCGAGGTTCTGGGGATGCTCGACGCGCGGATGCGCTCGTTCGAGAACGTCTACGTCGTCGGGCTCACGACGGAACATTTCCCCGTCTCACCGGAACGACCGGCATTTTTCGATGAGATGACCGATGCCCATCCTCGGTTCGACACTGGTGACGAGCGCCTTCGAGGCCGCTATCTCTTCGCAACGCTGCTGGCGAACGTCGATGAAGTCACACTCACAACGCCAGCATCGGGCGATGATGAATCGGCAGTCGTCCGCTCACCGGTACTCGATGAACTCCAACGAGTAACCGGTATCGAACCAGTAGAGGGTCTTGACGAGCGCGTCGGCTCCCGTGAAGATCTCCAGCGTCGCCTCGCCGCTCACTCACGTCGGCGAGTTGCTGTCGATCACGCCGGCGAGCAGGGCGACCTCACACCCGAGCAGACGAAACGAACTGACCGGGGCCTCAGCTGTGCCGAGAATCGAAGCGATCCAGATCTCACATCTCACGATGGCCTTCTCGATGCTGACACTGTCGATGCAGTGTATCCTCCCTCTGAGCGCGAACCCTACAGCGCGAGCCGAATCGAACGGTACGTCGAATGCGGATTCAAGTTCTACGCGGAGAACGTTCTCGACATCGAGGATCCGGACGATGTCGAAGTGACGCCGACACCTCTCGAGACCGGTAGTTACGTTCATGACGTTCTCGAACGCTTCTATGTGGAGCTTGCGGCGGAGTCGAGCGAGGAACTCGATGTCAGTGCATACGAGAGAGACGAATTGGAAGACCGTCTCCTCGATATCGCACTCGACGAACTGGCGGACGCCGACTTCGAGTACGAGGGCCTGTTCTATGAACGCTGGCTCACTGAGTTGTTCGCAGGATTGGGAGACGCAGAGACGAACCCGTACGCGGGCAGTTCGAGACCGCACGAAGCACCCGAGAAAGGGTTGCTCGCGACGTTCATCGAAGAGGAACTCATGCGAGGCGGCGATACCCGACCGCGTTGGTTCGAAGCCCCATTCGGTGACGGGTTACCTGACTCCGACACTGGACCGTTCGAGGTTGAACATCCTGATGGGTCGACCGTTTCGATCCGTGGGTACATCGACCGCGTCGACGAGGCCGGTACCGACGAACAACCGGAATTAGCGCTGTACGACTACAAGACGGGGCGCGCACCGTATATGACCAAAACGACAGGCGGGACGAAGTTCCAGCTCCCGATTTATCTCCTCGCTGCGGAGGCCGTCTTGAGTGAGGACGATCTCGATGACGCTGCGCTGTCCGCGACGTACTACCAAGTTCGGCCGCCAAACGACGTCAAAGTCCCACGCGGTGTGGAATCGAAGTTCGATTCACAGGCAGAGCTACGTCGATTCTTGGACGAAGTCGTGCCGGAGTGGCTCGGTCAGATCGACGACGCCATCGCGAATGGCCGGTTCCATACGACGTTGTTGTCGAGTCGGGGAGCGAATTGCAGCTACTGTGACTATCGTCGCGCCTGTGACGTCCGCCACCATCGGAAGCGCGAGCGTGTCGACCACGCACGGGGAGACGAGTCAGCGTATGTTCCGTTACGCGTACAGGACGATGCGGACCTCGAGGCGGTGATGAGCGATGACTGA
- a CDS encoding UvrD-helicase domain-containing protein: MTDEDDAIQLTTEQEDALVQDRNVAITAGAGTGKTTTLTERYVTILEENPSLTPENIVTITFTRKAAAELTERVRTEVYDRLAAEDSPDGYHRWRDVLDELEDGYVHTIHAFCTRLLRERAVEAPVPLGFDVLDEDGAATLQREVVTEFLEGNQSDEDVALLAQLWGRSQLVDVLTGLLDERPQSEAVLERWRDADVEEYVDVLWETVCDLEADDARETLYTHGVLETLRELADRLPAGADIQDEDGLRAYRTFEDIATTLPESPSESDSRRCQRAILDLHEVCEKKSGGLYSSSGYVVGSREDWHEHGDVYDDLKDAVDVVIGAVESHEDAVDTTPGELEENSAHYALALMRVFDGVLERYEAGKDRRDALDFPDVIETTISFLRENEEVRRRLQDKFEAVMVDEFQDTDDRQWELVKLLTGVDEETATNVFLVGDEKQSIYAFRGADVTTFGAARDELQSVNRSLGLDEVPDSDVESPTSLELSGNFRTLEAPLTFLNRLFDQLFQPEDDEHAPFEAPPQPLTARRDRVEDIEGLDGSIEYLVVPDDAEMAATLFGDDHPVAEGALDHTIEAEAQALAARLTTIFDDPPLVQDTDTGEHRSATPDDVAILLRRRTHLDRYQRALEEYDIPYTVIGGVGFYDTPEVQALTNLLRVLGDPTDDVSLYGVLRSPLFGFTDDRLAPAVASADSIWTALETSDDPQLTDAFELLSSWRTLSGCAEPGEEGVLSWNRVLTRVIDDTGYLTSVSADERGQQAVANVEKFRDQVRTWSENGVHTAAGLLHRIDRQAEIDPREGEADIPGDAEGVRIMTIHSSKGLEFPIVTIPDLGSSLNFGRSVDDYGYVRLVEGTTDAPPLPAVGGPHPRDAFSIEKTAVHEYADRLSLPQERAEAKRLLYVACTRTRDHLLLCGTHDIDRSESGQIELGEPAAFDEADRWRDWLQPHLLEDGELIGEAVQNGGTRSQLGEAGYTIRTPPHPTDWASDEDIDETMPEISIPSPPERDTGVRVTATTLVNEVAEHSGGGHTYAAGEESPGLSPTTFGTVVHRLNELRPPRDEWESFVERVSQMAGEEPTADDIYAAIDHAEDAIRFVDDLEASVTLEAVHDEYSVMARLDKSRIVGDIDRLLVTPDRYHIIDYKTNDLSATTSENLAAHYRPQMLSYALALFQHDPSRRVRASLRFTNAGVEERFEWDSDELDDIKSELREMVDLMM, encoded by the coding sequence ATGACTGATGAAGACGATGCAATTCAGCTTACCACCGAACAGGAAGACGCGCTCGTTCAGGACCGGAACGTAGCCATCACCGCCGGCGCTGGGACCGGCAAAACGACGACACTGACTGAGCGATACGTCACCATTCTCGAAGAGAATCCGTCACTCACCCCTGAGAACATCGTCACGATCACGTTCACGCGAAAGGCCGCGGCGGAGTTGACCGAACGCGTCCGGACGGAAGTCTACGACCGGCTCGCTGCCGAGGATTCTCCTGATGGATACCATCGGTGGCGAGACGTTCTCGACGAACTCGAAGACGGCTACGTCCACACGATACACGCATTCTGTACCCGACTGTTACGAGAACGTGCCGTCGAAGCGCCAGTCCCACTCGGGTTCGATGTCCTCGATGAGGACGGCGCCGCAACCCTCCAGCGAGAAGTCGTCACGGAGTTCCTCGAAGGAAATCAGAGCGACGAGGACGTCGCGCTGCTCGCCCAGCTCTGGGGACGAAGCCAACTCGTCGACGTATTGACCGGGTTGCTCGATGAGCGCCCACAGAGCGAGGCCGTCCTCGAACGCTGGCGAGATGCTGACGTCGAGGAGTACGTGGATGTCCTCTGGGAGACTGTCTGTGACCTGGAGGCCGATGACGCTCGTGAGACGCTCTACACACACGGCGTTCTGGAAACCCTGCGAGAGCTAGCTGACCGGCTCCCCGCGGGGGCCGACATTCAGGACGAGGACGGCTTGCGAGCGTATCGGACCTTCGAGGACATCGCGACGACGCTTCCGGAGTCTCCCTCGGAGAGTGATTCCCGCAGGTGCCAGCGCGCGATTCTCGACCTCCACGAGGTGTGTGAGAAGAAGAGCGGTGGACTCTACAGTAGTTCAGGCTACGTCGTTGGGTCTCGGGAGGACTGGCACGAACACGGTGACGTCTACGATGATCTGAAAGACGCTGTCGACGTGGTAATCGGGGCTGTCGAATCCCACGAGGACGCGGTCGACACGACGCCGGGCGAACTCGAGGAGAACAGTGCTCACTACGCGCTGGCACTGATGCGTGTTTTCGATGGAGTTCTGGAACGCTACGAAGCTGGGAAGGACCGTCGAGATGCGCTCGATTTCCCCGACGTGATCGAGACCACCATTTCGTTCCTCCGTGAGAATGAGGAGGTTCGTCGCCGTCTCCAGGACAAGTTCGAGGCGGTCATGGTCGACGAGTTCCAGGACACGGACGACCGGCAGTGGGAGCTCGTGAAGCTCCTCACCGGCGTCGACGAGGAAACGGCGACGAACGTGTTCCTCGTCGGTGACGAGAAACAGAGTATCTACGCCTTCCGCGGCGCTGACGTCACCACGTTCGGCGCAGCACGGGACGAACTGCAATCTGTAAACCGCAGTCTCGGGCTGGACGAGGTTCCCGACAGCGACGTCGAGAGCCCGACCTCCCTCGAACTCTCGGGTAATTTCCGGACGCTTGAGGCCCCTCTCACGTTCTTGAACAGACTCTTTGATCAGTTGTTCCAGCCCGAAGACGACGAACATGCGCCGTTCGAAGCGCCGCCACAACCGCTCACGGCGAGACGAGACCGAGTCGAAGACATCGAGGGACTCGACGGCAGTATCGAATATCTCGTCGTCCCTGACGATGCAGAGATGGCAGCGACGCTCTTCGGGGACGACCACCCTGTCGCTGAGGGAGCGTTGGACCATACAATCGAAGCAGAGGCACAGGCACTCGCAGCCCGACTGACGACCATCTTTGACGACCCACCGCTCGTTCAGGATACGGATACGGGTGAGCACCGTTCCGCGACTCCTGACGACGTGGCAATCTTGCTCCGTCGGCGAACACACCTCGACCGGTACCAGCGAGCCCTCGAAGAGTACGACATCCCGTATACGGTCATCGGCGGTGTCGGGTTCTACGATACGCCCGAGGTGCAGGCGCTCACGAATCTCCTACGGGTACTTGGCGATCCGACGGACGACGTCTCTCTGTACGGTGTACTCCGATCACCCCTGTTTGGGTTTACCGACGACCGGCTCGCGCCGGCGGTCGCAAGTGCAGACTCGATCTGGACGGCCTTGGAAACGTCCGATGATCCACAGCTTACGGACGCGTTCGAGCTGCTATCGAGCTGGCGTACGCTGAGTGGGTGTGCGGAGCCGGGAGAAGAGGGCGTCCTTTCGTGGAACCGCGTCCTCACGCGCGTCATCGACGATACCGGGTACCTGACGAGTGTCAGTGCCGACGAACGCGGCCAGCAGGCAGTCGCGAACGTCGAGAAGTTCCGTGATCAGGTCCGAACTTGGAGCGAAAACGGCGTTCACACGGCTGCTGGGTTGCTACACCGGATCGACCGGCAGGCAGAAATCGATCCACGTGAGGGTGAAGCAGATATTCCTGGCGATGCCGAGGGCGTTCGAATCATGACGATTCACTCCTCGAAAGGACTAGAGTTCCCGATCGTCACGATCCCGGATCTCGGAAGCAGTCTAAACTTCGGGCGAAGCGTCGACGACTACGGCTACGTCCGACTCGTAGAGGGTACTACAGATGCACCTCCGCTCCCTGCAGTTGGTGGTCCACATCCCAGAGACGCCTTCTCAATCGAGAAGACTGCCGTCCACGAGTACGCAGATCGGCTCTCACTGCCACAGGAACGAGCCGAGGCGAAACGCCTCCTCTACGTCGCTTGCACCAGGACTCGCGACCATCTCCTGCTGTGTGGAACGCACGACATCGACCGCAGCGAGTCTGGACAAATCGAACTCGGCGAGCCGGCGGCATTCGACGAGGCTGACCGCTGGCGTGACTGGCTTCAACCCCACCTCCTCGAAGATGGCGAGCTCATAGGTGAGGCTGTCCAGAACGGGGGTACTCGCAGTCAGCTTGGTGAGGCAGGCTATACCATTCGGACACCACCACATCCGACGGACTGGGCATCCGACGAAGACATCGATGAGACGATGCCGGAAATCTCGATTCCGTCACCCCCCGAACGCGACACGGGAGTCCGAGTGACAGCGACCACGCTCGTGAATGAGGTGGCCGAACACTCCGGTGGCGGACACACATACGCAGCGGGTGAAGAATCACCAGGCCTCAGCCCGACCACATTCGGAACTGTCGTCCATCGACTGAACGAGCTTCGCCCGCCGAGAGACGAATGGGAATCGTTCGTCGAACGAGTGAGTCAGATGGCCGGTGAAGAACCGACAGCGGACGACATCTACGCGGCAATCGACCACGCAGAAGACGCGATTCGATTCGTCGACGATCTCGAGGCTTCGGTTACTCTCGAAGCAGTCCACGATGAGTACTCGGTGATGGCACGTCTGGACAAATCGAGAATCGTCGGCGATATCGACCGCCTGCTCGTCACGCCAGACCGGTATCACATCATCGACTACAAGACCAACGACCTTTCAGCAACGACATCGGAAAACCTGGCGGCACATTACCGGCCACAGATGCTCTCGTACGCACTGGCCCTCTTCCAGCACGATCCGAGCCGGCGTGTTCGAGCCTCTCTCAGATTCACCAACGCCGGCGTTGAGGAACGATTCGAGTGGGATTCAGACGAATTGGACGACATCAAATCCGAGCTACGTGAGATGGTCGATCTGATGATGTAG
- a CDS encoding orc1/cdc6 family replication initiation protein, which translates to MLNEDGGGSVFVNRDLVEPDTIIDEERIVGRDDQLESVVSFLKPTLQGNRPPNMLLYGPAGTGKSLIIGAVTQQIVELCKSKGESFGVVDINCQPINTLDQAVYELVQTVAKDVGAEVGVPETGVSTKRKYRRLYELINTHYDSVIFILDEIDLLVGRRANDEPAYSKLLYQLSRASNTNEIEGRVSVAALTNDPKFMEDIDGRAESSFNPRDVYFPDYDANQLREILQNRRDAFRPDALSDDVIPLVAAFAAQSHGDARKAIDLFRGAGDLADERGDDGVDEHHVRESQEEIDKDRSLKLVEGLTTQKKISLYATAAVAHYSKRSGSSVPSPVGFKVYQWVTDELDADQMTRETYVKYVKELSTYGLISTSRKSRGRGGGMYMEFTFTGDPTGIMKRITEDTRLESIAEQEELLRTVVNAQLKDFHQN; encoded by the coding sequence ATGCTCAACGAGGACGGTGGCGGGTCAGTCTTCGTCAACCGTGACCTCGTCGAGCCCGACACCATCATCGACGAGGAGCGAATCGTCGGTCGCGACGACCAACTCGAGTCCGTCGTGTCGTTCCTGAAGCCAACACTGCAAGGAAACCGGCCGCCGAATATGCTTCTCTACGGTCCCGCCGGTACTGGGAAGTCACTCATCATTGGCGCCGTGACGCAGCAGATCGTCGAGCTCTGCAAATCGAAGGGTGAGAGCTTCGGTGTCGTCGACATCAACTGCCAGCCGATCAACACTCTCGACCAGGCGGTCTACGAACTCGTCCAGACGGTCGCGAAGGACGTCGGCGCGGAAGTGGGCGTGCCCGAAACTGGCGTGTCGACGAAACGCAAGTACCGACGACTCTACGAACTCATCAACACCCACTACGACTCGGTCATTTTCATCCTCGACGAGATCGACCTCTTGGTCGGACGCCGCGCTAACGACGAGCCCGCCTACTCGAAGCTGCTCTACCAGCTCTCACGAGCCAGTAATACGAACGAGATCGAAGGCAGAGTCTCCGTCGCGGCACTGACGAACGATCCGAAGTTCATGGAAGACATCGACGGCCGAGCCGAGAGTTCGTTCAACCCACGGGACGTCTACTTCCCGGACTACGATGCCAACCAGTTGCGCGAGATACTCCAGAATCGTCGCGACGCCTTCCGACCGGATGCACTCTCCGATGACGTGATTCCACTCGTCGCTGCGTTCGCAGCGCAGAGTCACGGGGATGCTCGGAAGGCCATCGACCTGTTCCGTGGCGCCGGCGATCTCGCCGACGAACGTGGTGATGACGGCGTCGACGAACACCACGTCCGCGAGTCTCAGGAAGAGATCGACAAGGACCGTTCGCTGAAGCTCGTCGAGGGGCTCACGACGCAGAAAAAGATCTCGCTGTACGCCACTGCCGCCGTCGCGCATTACTCGAAGCGTTCAGGGAGCTCGGTTCCGAGCCCTGTCGGATTCAAGGTGTATCAGTGGGTGACTGACGAACTCGACGCGGATCAGATGACTCGGGAGACATACGTCAAGTACGTCAAGGAGCTTTCCACGTACGGATTGATTTCGACATCGAGGAAGAGTCGAGGTCGCGGTGGTGGGATGTACATGGAGTTCACCTTCACGGGTGACCCCACTGGGATTATGAAACGGATCACGGAGGACACCCGGTTGGAGAGTATTGCCGAACAGGAGGAACTTCTCCGAACGGTGGTCAACGCACAGCTGAAGGACTTCCACCAGAACTGA
- a CDS encoding McrC family protein, whose translation MSEFAVSHFGPVVDSTSKDETVPPSDPISLEEHDQTIPFEIGEEDIAFLEQLEEECTPAPLSVSYTSEGLAVLSTGSHVGVLTLPSGTQVEVTPKRSVTNLLWALQYAFDTPVESIDVETEFSAASTFFDAIAVLFLSELRTVLDRGLHREYVRTNSVREHVTGRIDVQRQLRRSISAPTDFAIEHDEFTADSELNRAVLTATRVLTRLVRDTDLASSLRVQEQRLRQFVTPSPVSVEAVERIELSRLNDHYETLVDLTRTVLTRDFFEDVSAGSQRSLALFVNMNYIFERIVERAFRAAAKEQGDLVVEGQASIQNIVDGPHAVSMRPDVVVRNREGSPITVVDAKWKTGSVSSGDVYQLTSYILAMETDGVLVFPGHRDRGSEQSRVLDAYRLHSRTISTNASVFSYDDYVDALESDASDYLVEVL comes from the coding sequence ATGAGTGAGTTTGCTGTCAGCCACTTCGGACCCGTAGTTGACTCTACATCGAAGGATGAAACGGTTCCACCGTCAGACCCGATCTCGCTAGAGGAACATGACCAAACAATTCCATTTGAGATTGGTGAAGAAGATATTGCCTTTCTAGAACAACTTGAGGAGGAGTGTACGCCAGCACCGCTCTCTGTATCATATACAAGCGAGGGACTAGCGGTACTTTCTACGGGCTCGCATGTTGGTGTGTTGACCCTCCCAAGCGGAACGCAGGTGGAGGTAACACCGAAACGGTCCGTCACTAACCTACTCTGGGCACTGCAATATGCCTTCGATACCCCTGTCGAGTCAATTGATGTCGAGACAGAGTTTAGTGCTGCATCGACCTTTTTCGATGCGATCGCTGTATTGTTTCTCAGTGAGCTACGGACTGTTCTTGACCGGGGACTGCATCGGGAATACGTTAGGACGAACTCGGTTCGAGAGCACGTCACCGGTCGAATTGACGTCCAACGACAGCTTCGGCGATCGATAAGTGCACCAACGGACTTTGCGATCGAGCACGATGAGTTCACGGCGGATTCTGAATTGAATCGTGCTGTACTCACAGCGACTCGAGTCCTCACTCGGTTGGTTCGAGATACAGACCTCGCCAGCAGTCTTCGTGTTCAGGAGCAGCGGCTCCGGCAGTTTGTAACCCCTTCGCCAGTCTCGGTGGAGGCAGTAGAACGAATCGAGCTGTCGCGACTGAATGACCATTACGAGACTCTGGTAGACCTGACTCGGACTGTTTTGACACGTGATTTCTTCGAGGATGTTAGTGCTGGATCACAGCGGTCACTCGCTCTCTTCGTGAATATGAATTATATTTTTGAACGGATCGTAGAACGGGCATTTCGGGCGGCAGCGAAGGAACAGGGTGACTTGGTCGTGGAAGGGCAAGCGTCAATTCAAAACATCGTAGATGGACCACATGCCGTCTCGATGCGTCCTGATGTCGTCGTCAGAAATCGCGAAGGATCTCCGATTACGGTTGTAGACGCGAAATGGAAGACAGGTTCTGTTTCATCTGGAGACGTGTACCAGTTGACCTCCTATATCCTTGCGATGGAGACTGACGGAGTGCTGGTTTTCCCGGGACATCGAGATCGAGGATCAGAACAATCGAGGGTGTTAGACGCATATAGACTCCACTCGAGAACCATCTCCACAAATGCGTCTGTTTTTTCCTACGACGATTATGTCGATGCGCTCGAATCGGATGCGTCTGATTATCTCGTCGAAGTACTGTAG